A region from the Acomys russatus chromosome 20, mAcoRus1.1, whole genome shotgun sequence genome encodes:
- the Spink13 gene encoding serine protease inhibitor Kazal-type 13, with product MTENMRRGSCLHHRLALSLMLSTFTHVTFPAFMRSRNHSTWPKPPCKMYYPTDPDYEAICPDVEAFVCAANGVTYKNECFFCIAKWEFGPHIAFVKYGKCH from the exons ATGACAGAAAACATGAGAAGAGGCAGCTGCTTGCACCATAGGCTCGCACTCTCCCTGATGCTGTCAACTTTTACACATGTTACTTTTCCAG CATTTATGAGATCACGTAACCATTCTACCTGGCCAAAG cccccatgcaAAATGTATTACCCAACAGACCCCGATTATGAAGCAATCTGTCCAGATGTTGAAGCGTTTGTTTGTGCTGCAAATGGCGTTACCTACAAAAACGAATGCTTCTTTTGTATTGCTAAATG GGAATTTGGACCTCATATTGCCTTTGTCAAATATGGAAAGTGTCACTAG